DNA sequence from the Pseudomonas tritici genome:
GTGTACCTCGCCTGGCTGGGCGTGCGCAGCCTGATCGATGCCTGGAAGCTGCCTGAATCAGACGACGCACCCGCCAGCACTCGGCAAAATGCGCTGGCGGTCGGCGCAGCGATCTCACTGGCCAACCCGAAGAATATTGTTTACTGGGGCGCGCTGGGCAGCGCGTTGTCGGGCATCGTCGGCGCCACGCCCAGTCATGGGCAAACCTTGATGTTTTTCGCCGGGTTCATGCTGGCGTCGGTGTTGTCGTGCTTTCTGATTGCTGCGCTGGTCAACGTGCTGCGCAAGAACGCATCACCGTTGTGGCAGCGCATCAGTTACGGCACTTGCGGCGTGGTATTGATCTATCTGGCAGTTCTGGCCGCGCAAGGAATATGAAGTTATAGAGCCGACAACTTACACGGGCTGTCTGCCTGAATAAACTCTGAACATCGGTTCATTTAATTAATCATGCATTGACATTTTGTAACCGCCTGAGTAGATTGCCAGTGCCCGCAACTGGGGCCTTTTTTAAACCTCACTAAAGAAGCCAATGGACACAGTATCTAGTCGCT
Encoded proteins:
- a CDS encoding LysE family transporter, which encodes MLTIFFYALIFGFVFCLSPGAVLAETLRRGLLHGFTPALLVQVGSLVGDAVWAVIGLTGIALLIQHDAVRVPLTVVCAVYLAWLGVRSLIDAWKLPESDDAPASTRQNALAVGAAISLANPKNIVYWGALGSALSGIVGATPSHGQTLMFFAGFMLASVLSCFLIAALVNVLRKNASPLWQRISYGTCGVVLIYLAVLAAQGI